In Deinococcus psychrotolerans, the genomic window ATCCGGCTACCCACGAAGCCACCACTGGCCCCGAACTGTGGCAGCAGATGGATGGCCGCATCGACGCTTTTATTTACGGCTCCGGCACCGGCGGTACCATTACCGGAGTGGGGCGCTACCTCAAGAAGATGAACCCCGATGTCAAAATTTACGCCGTAGAACCGGCCCGCAGCAATGTCTTGTCGGGCGGCGAGCGCGGCGATCACGGTTTTCAGGGTATGGGGCCGGGCTTTATTCCTGAAAACCTAGACCGAACGCTGATCGACGAAGTGATTCAGGTTTGGGAAGAAGACGCCTACCCGCTGGCCCGCCGCTTGGCCCGTGAGGAGGGCTTGTTCGTGGGGATGTCCAGCGGCGGCATCGTCTGGGCGGCGCTGGAGTTGGCCCGCCGCTTGGGGGCTGGCAAGCGCATCGGCACCATCGCCTGCGACTCGGGGGCGCGTTACCTCACCACCCCCCTGTTTGACGGTGAGCGCGACACGCCGAGCAATTATTTGCCGTACTCGAGGGAAAGGATGGAAAAGCCCGCTTAGCCAGAGGATAAAACCCCATCCAAAAATGAGCCAGACACACTAGGGGGGTAGCGTGTCTGGCTTCTTCGGAGGGAAGATGAGCGCTTAAGCTGTCGGGGGGGACAACGCTCAAGGGTTATGCTACTCGGCTGATCTGTCCGACTTCTGACAAGCGCCTGAGAAAGCCCTCGGTTTTATTGGGGTTCGGTGCAGACGGCGTTTAGCGTTTCCAGCGCTGGCCGTCCTTGGTGTCTTCCACCGTCACGCCGACGTCGGCCAGCTTGCCGCGCAGCGCGTCGCTTTGCTCATACTGCTTGCTGAGGCGGTAATGCTGGCGGGCGTCGAGCACCACGTCCATCAGCGTGCTGACCAGCGCCGTGTCGTCTTGGCTTGCCGAGTTGGCTACGCCCGAGTCGAACAATCCCAGCACCTGCCCGCCGAGTTCGTCGTAAGCGGCCTTGGCCTGCTCCAAGGCTTCCCGGCCCACCTCGCCCGCCAGCGCCGCATTCACGTCGCTGGTCAGGTTAAACAGGGCCGCCACCGCTCTGGGCGTGTTGAAATCGTCGCTCATGGCTTCTTCAAAAGCCTGAACGTGCTGGGTCACTTTGGCAGAGAGGGCGTCGGAGCGCTTCGGCGCACTCACCAGGCGGCGCTCGACTTC contains:
- the cysK gene encoding cysteine synthase A translates to MVDALIGNTPLVKLQSVTESGMAEIFVKLEGQNPGGSIKDRTALGMVEDAERRGLLKPGGLIVEPTSGNTGIGLAQVAAARGYKLLLCMPASMSEERKRTLAAYGAELVLTDPKRRMLAAIEEAEKIVAERGGWMPNQFANPANPATHEATTGPELWQQMDGRIDAFIYGSGTGGTITGVGRYLKKMNPDVKIYAVEPARSNVLSGGERGDHGFQGMGPGFIPENLDRTLIDEVIQVWEEDAYPLARRLAREEGLFVGMSSGGIVWAALELARRLGAGKRIGTIACDSGARYLTTPLFDGERDTPSNYLPYSRERMEKPA